Proteins encoded within one genomic window of Xiphophorus maculatus strain JP 163 A chromosome 11, X_maculatus-5.0-male, whole genome shotgun sequence:
- the LOC102231175 gene encoding insulin gene enhancer protein ISL-1 isoform X2, giving the protein MGDMGDPPKKKRLVSLCVGCGNQIHDQYILRVSPDLEWHAACLKCAECSQYLDESCTCFVRDGKTYCKRDYIRLYGIKCAKCNIGFSKNDFVMRARSKVYHIECFRCVACSRQLIPGDEFALREDGLFCRADHDVVERANLGSGDPLSPLHPARPLQMAEPISARQPALRPHVHKQPEKTTRVRTVLNEKQLHTLRTCYNANPRPDALMKEQLVEMTGLSPRVIRVWFQNKRCKDKKKSLLMKQLQQQQPNDKTNIQGMTGTPMVAASPERHDGGIQANPVEVQSYQPPWKVLSDFALQSDIDQPAFQQLVSFSEGGPGSNSTGSEVASMSSQLPDTPNSMVSSPIEA; this is encoded by the exons ATGGGAGACATGGGGGATCCTCCGAAAA AGAAGCGACTGGTGTCTCTTTGCGTGGGCTGCGGGAACCAGATCCACGACCAGTACATCTTACGGGTATCTCCGGACCTGGAGTGGCATGCCGCTTGTCTCAAGTGCGCGGAGTGCAGTCAGTACCTGGACGAGTCATGCACTTGCTTCGTCAGGGATGGAAAGACTTATTGTAAACGGGACTACATCAG GTTATACGGTATTAAATGCGCTAAATGCAATATCGGATTCAGCAAGAATGACTTCGTCATGAGGGCTCGCTCCAAAGTCTACCACATCGAGTGTTTCCGCTGCGTGGCATGCAGCAGGCAGCTTATCCCGGGAGATGAGTTCGCTCTGCGGGAAGACGGGTTGTTCTGCCGCGCAGACCATGACGTGGTGGAACGGGCCAACCTCGGCAGTGGAGATCCGCTCAGTCCCCTGCATCCGGCCAGACCGCTGCAGATGGCAG aaccaaTCTCAGCGCGGCAGCCTGCACTCAGACCCCATGTCCACAAACAGCCAGAGAAGACCACCCGAGTCCGGACGGTGCTGAACGAGAAGCAGCTGCATACGCTGCGGACCTGTTACAACGCCAACCCGAGGCCCGACGCCCTGATGAAGGAGCAACTGGTCGAGATGACCGGCCTCAGCCCGCGAGTGATCCGCGTCTGGTTCCAGAACAAGCGGTGCAAGGACAAGAAGAAAAGCCTGCTGATGAAGCAACTGCAACAGCAACAACCCAACGACAAGACG AACATCCAGGGAATGACGGGCACCCCGATGGTTGCGGCCAGCCCGGAACGACACGACGGCGGCATTCAGGCCAACCCGGTGGAGGTGCAGAGCTACCAGCCGCCCTGGAAGGTCCTCAGCGACTTCGCCCTGCAAAGCGACATCGACCAGCCGGCCTTCCAACAACTG GTCAGCTTCTCAGAGGGAGGACCAGGTTCGAATTCGACAGGCAGCGAGGTAGCATCCATGTCCTCCCAGCTTCCCGACACGCCGAACAGCATGGTCTCCAGCCCCATCGAGGCCTGA
- the LOC102231175 gene encoding insulin gene enhancer protein ISL-1 isoform X1, with the protein MGDMGDPPKKKRLVSLCVGCGNQIHDQYILRVSPDLEWHAACLKCAECSQYLDESCTCFVRDGKTYCKRDYIRLYGIKCAKCNIGFSKNDFVMRARSKVYHIECFRCVACSRQLIPGDEFALREDGLFCRADHDVVERANLGSGDPLSPLHPARPLQMAAEPISARQPALRPHVHKQPEKTTRVRTVLNEKQLHTLRTCYNANPRPDALMKEQLVEMTGLSPRVIRVWFQNKRCKDKKKSLLMKQLQQQQPNDKTNIQGMTGTPMVAASPERHDGGIQANPVEVQSYQPPWKVLSDFALQSDIDQPAFQQLVSFSEGGPGSNSTGSEVASMSSQLPDTPNSMVSSPIEA; encoded by the exons ATGGGAGACATGGGGGATCCTCCGAAAA AGAAGCGACTGGTGTCTCTTTGCGTGGGCTGCGGGAACCAGATCCACGACCAGTACATCTTACGGGTATCTCCGGACCTGGAGTGGCATGCCGCTTGTCTCAAGTGCGCGGAGTGCAGTCAGTACCTGGACGAGTCATGCACTTGCTTCGTCAGGGATGGAAAGACTTATTGTAAACGGGACTACATCAG GTTATACGGTATTAAATGCGCTAAATGCAATATCGGATTCAGCAAGAATGACTTCGTCATGAGGGCTCGCTCCAAAGTCTACCACATCGAGTGTTTCCGCTGCGTGGCATGCAGCAGGCAGCTTATCCCGGGAGATGAGTTCGCTCTGCGGGAAGACGGGTTGTTCTGCCGCGCAGACCATGACGTGGTGGAACGGGCCAACCTCGGCAGTGGAGATCCGCTCAGTCCCCTGCATCCGGCCAGACCGCTGCAGATGGCAG cagaaccaaTCTCAGCGCGGCAGCCTGCACTCAGACCCCATGTCCACAAACAGCCAGAGAAGACCACCCGAGTCCGGACGGTGCTGAACGAGAAGCAGCTGCATACGCTGCGGACCTGTTACAACGCCAACCCGAGGCCCGACGCCCTGATGAAGGAGCAACTGGTCGAGATGACCGGCCTCAGCCCGCGAGTGATCCGCGTCTGGTTCCAGAACAAGCGGTGCAAGGACAAGAAGAAAAGCCTGCTGATGAAGCAACTGCAACAGCAACAACCCAACGACAAGACG AACATCCAGGGAATGACGGGCACCCCGATGGTTGCGGCCAGCCCGGAACGACACGACGGCGGCATTCAGGCCAACCCGGTGGAGGTGCAGAGCTACCAGCCGCCCTGGAAGGTCCTCAGCGACTTCGCCCTGCAAAGCGACATCGACCAGCCGGCCTTCCAACAACTG GTCAGCTTCTCAGAGGGAGGACCAGGTTCGAATTCGACAGGCAGCGAGGTAGCATCCATGTCCTCCCAGCTTCCCGACACGCCGAACAGCATGGTCTCCAGCCCCATCGAGGCCTGA